The Tachysurus fulvidraco isolate hzauxx_2018 chromosome 4, HZAU_PFXX_2.0, whole genome shotgun sequence DNA window CCCATCTTCTCTCTCAGTGGAGAGAAGGGAGGGCCTATAGCCTCAGACACTCAGGATAAGCACACCAATGTGGGACTTTCTAAGGACAGGCATCTCAAAGAAGAGCAGAGTGACCCCAAACCTGAAGGTTATATCGTCAAACTGCTTCAACGCAGCTCAAGTAAGATAAGCCTTcggagtgaggtgagtgtggaAAAAGGCGTTCTTACAAGTAATGTTGCTCAGGATCATGGGCTTATTGGATTGAGAATGAAGCAAGTGAATGATGACCAAGTGCAGGGACCCTTCCAGATGAAAATAGAGTCCACCAAGAATCCAATAAAGGATGAAAAGAAATCGCCACCAAGACCTGCTGACAAAATACAAATGAACCCGAACAGCGTTAAGGCAGAAGAATACGGGCAAATGTGTTTTGTCCAGTACTTACCAAGTACAAGAAATCAAAAAACAGCTGCAACAATGGGTCAAGAGAAAGTGGATGAAAATGAACCTAGGGATCGGTGTTACCAGGGGAGTGGACTTGAGGATGCATCAGCAGTTACAAAACCTCCTGAAAGGAGACCTAGCATTACCATTCCTAATGAGCATAATAAAAGCAGAGATGGAGGTTGCATTCCTACAGTGAAATCTGAGTTTGTTTGTGCTCAGTTTGTGCCTGCAGGATCTCAGAGGATGAAGGTGCATCAGGCAGACAAGAAGACAAAGTCTGTGAAACTGCGGAAGAAGGGTCACGAGAAACCGACGGTTAAGAAGCACCATCTGAAGCACTCAATTCGAGAGCATGAAAAGGATAAAGGCTATAACAGTAAAGCACGTGCAGAAAGAAATCCAAAACAATTCAGTACAGAAAGGGAGTTGATTGATGCTCCACCTATGGAACCCAGACACCGTTCTTGCTCAGAGTCGAGTCTTTTGGGGCCTGGAAATCAATGTGGCGCTCACCTTCAGTCATATCGGCAGCAGAAACATATGTCCAAATCCAGCAGACACCCAAAGGGTCAGTTCCCAGATTTGGAGAACCTATCTAGAAAGAAGCAGAGTTCTCAGAAATGGCCCCTTGCTTCAGAGATCCAGGTTTCACTTGCACCCCCAAACCATTACCAGAGGTCCAGGGAGGTGCATAGTCACAGAATCTCACAAAAACCCGGAACGGTGCGAAGTTTGAGCACGAGACCTCGATCGGGCCACTGGAGTGGTTTTCCGTGTCCACTTCAGCCATCCCTCTCTTCAGCTTCCTACCTTAGCAATCTGAACTTGAAATACCCCCCGGCACCTCTGTCTTCCCACTACACATCCAGATGTGAGTCGGAATACTCGGCAGAGTGTGCCTCACTCTTCCACTCCACTATCGTGGAGAGCAGCGAGGGAGAGCTGAGTGACTATACCACCAACCGCTTCGGAGACAGCGAGTCAAGCCAGGAATCTCAAACCGGTTCTGACTCGGACAGCAGCCTGTCTCTGGAAGAAGATGATCTGTACGAGGAAGACGAGGAAGAAGGAGCTCTGGTGTGGGCCGAGGCTACTGTGGGCCCCACAGCCGTCCAACAACACCTTCGCCCTGAACCAGCTTCATGTCGCATCAAAGCATCCCGAGCGCTGAAGAAGAAAATCCGCCGCTTTCAACCAGCCTCACTTAAAGTCATGACTCTGGTGTAGTCCTCGAACTTCCTTCCAATGGTCTAAAGTTTACAGTATTCTCCCACGTCATTTAGATGGTTCAAAGACTCTCAAGTTCATACAATCTGTACAAGTTTTTGGGAAAGAGACTGATATTATGTTATGTAACATTATGTACCTTTATGCAAGGTACTCCATTTTAGACAAATTCCAATTTACAATTATTTAGCCAGTTTTAAAACGTTTATTTCTGAGCTTATATAACTGCTTCTAAGAATTTGCCCATAAACCAAAGACTACTCTTAATGGCAACTGAATACAAAGACCGAATGAACACGACAccaataatgattttttttcttaaaattatACATGCAACctgtttattgtaaatattctgtTGAGGTTTCTTTTTGCCATCTTcaaaatcaccaaaaaaaagtCACCTGGTAAGAAAATacctttttgtattttgtttctcaGAAGCcactttttttcacatttgattTTTCCTATGCATTTTAATCTCCTtgcaaataaacattatttaatgttCAAATGACTCAAGACTCTAAATGTTCTTGTTCATTGGGTGGGAGATCTGTTTAGGTATTGATCCATCACAAACTTGCTGGGTAAAAGTCCATGGGTTGACCTTTTGTGTAACTGCAAGTTACAATGCTTCATGACACAAGTCATATTGCTTAAATAATATAGTAtgaatataatgatataataatatatatcatATTCTCAAAGAAAAAGACTGGCATTTTCTGTACCAGTGAGAATACTAAGAAATACTAAGAAGCACCACCTGTACCCTTTCATCCAATGTTAAGTAAGggtaaataaatcacatttagatggtttaacttatttaattatattgtttcaacatcatatatatataagcagaCAATTAACCCACATATTTCTCTTACTGATCATCTGCACAGTCTTTATCTGCAGCACAAGAATAGGCTAATAAAGCACACGTGCGTGAAACGAGATTACAAACCAGACTAAGTTGTAAAATTTACCTTGGCAGAATGACAACAGTATCAGCAATGGTGGACAAATCATAAATTCACTTGCTAGCTCTCTGAAAACTCTGCCACATGTCCCACTTACTAAAGCGTTAGCTAATgcattaaattcaaattcagcTTAACTTCGCTTCATGCATGTGACAATCTCAGTCAATTggtaaaaaaatctgatttaattTGCTCCGatgttgtgtaggtgtgtgtgtgtgtgtgtgtgtgtgtgtgtgtgtgtgtgtgtgtgtgtgtgtgtgtgtgtgtgtgtgtgtgttttggatggAGAACTAAGAAAAGTATAATAAGATTGGGAATCGCTAATATGGTTATAATTACAGCACTTTAAATAAGTTGGAAAAGGATTTAAGTACCATACTTGATTCAGAGCCATTTctataaacacatgcacacagatggAGCCCACATCATCTGTTTGGCCTCTTTTCATATCTGTCAGACAGGGTTTTAAGAGGATTAAGTCTGACACACTGTCTCAAAATTTCATCAACTTTTACTTACAAGCTACAGGTTTACATGATCCTCTCCTCATGGCTACATAGTCCACTTCTCACCCATAAAGGATCATTGTAAACACCAAAATTGCTAAAAAAGGGAATTAAATAAAGCTGTGGGAAGGGGTTTGCATGATATAATGAGCTTGGAATGTTTTTAAGTCAGTTTGCAGGTGGATGACTCTCAGGAAGAGAATTTGCCAAATTATT harbors:
- the dact2 gene encoding dapper homolog 2, encoding MLSRKSEMSGNGVVPAALDRGRVAERLRAAFAGLQELQHLREKQGALVQRALRVDTDTESERVGSDVCLHQSDEDTNRAEEQQRLEATLTALKQQLTRLRRQDVGLKTHLQQLDHQISELKLDARKASAEHLESDSRPSSGFFELSDGGLGSLSNSCTSVYSECLSTSSQASLLPLSSGFSAARGCNAQLQAEVSRRRSADETTAQPDVPRGLGVRLGSSGIRTGSFSSERARQRPVSTGDLDRVINPGFGYYKPADVKTSTICTAFCDPTMDSKYQSNLVSRNGTEMYCYPSPLHAVALQSPIFSLSGEKGGPIASDTQDKHTNVGLSKDRHLKEEQSDPKPEGYIVKLLQRSSSKISLRSEVSVEKGVLTSNVAQDHGLIGLRMKQVNDDQVQGPFQMKIESTKNPIKDEKKSPPRPADKIQMNPNSVKAEEYGQMCFVQYLPSTRNQKTAATMGQEKVDENEPRDRCYQGSGLEDASAVTKPPERRPSITIPNEHNKSRDGGCIPTVKSEFVCAQFVPAGSQRMKVHQADKKTKSVKLRKKGHEKPTVKKHHLKHSIREHEKDKGYNSKARAERNPKQFSTERELIDAPPMEPRHRSCSESSLLGPGNQCGAHLQSYRQQKHMSKSSRHPKGQFPDLENLSRKKQSSQKWPLASEIQVSLAPPNHYQRSREVHSHRISQKPGTVRSLSTRPRSGHWSGFPCPLQPSLSSASYLSNLNLKYPPAPLSSHYTSRCESEYSAECASLFHSTIVESSEGELSDYTTNRFGDSESSQESQTGSDSDSSLSLEEDDLYEEDEEEGALVWAEATVGPTAVQQHLRPEPASCRIKASRALKKKIRRFQPASLKVMTLV